In a genomic window of Halobiforma lacisalsi AJ5:
- a CDS encoding L-threonylcarbamoyladenylate synthase, giving the protein MSEIDRAADAIESGELVVYPTETVYGLAADALEADAVERVFEAKGRDRSKPISFAVPSVPAALQHVRATERERRFMATFLPGPVTVLCRRGDEVPDVLTAGADRVGVRVPDHDLALALCERAGTPITATSANVSGRESVRTAEDLDPEIREASAVVLDGGRTEGTESTVVDVSSETIHRRGAMADEIEAWLAD; this is encoded by the coding sequence ATGAGCGAGATCGACCGTGCGGCGGACGCGATCGAATCCGGGGAGCTGGTCGTCTACCCCACCGAAACCGTCTACGGGCTCGCGGCGGACGCGCTCGAGGCCGACGCCGTCGAACGCGTGTTCGAGGCGAAAGGCCGGGATCGGTCGAAACCGATCTCCTTCGCCGTCCCCTCGGTGCCCGCGGCGCTGCAACACGTCCGCGCGACCGAGCGCGAGCGACGGTTCATGGCGACGTTCCTGCCCGGTCCCGTCACCGTCCTCTGTCGCCGCGGCGACGAGGTACCGGACGTCCTCACGGCCGGCGCGGATCGGGTCGGCGTCCGCGTGCCGGACCACGACCTCGCGCTCGCGCTCTGTGAACGCGCCGGGACGCCGATCACCGCCACGAGCGCGAACGTCAGCGGCCGGGAGAGCGTCCGGACTGCGGAGGACCTCGACCCCGAGATCCGGGAGGCGTCCGCGGTCGTCCTCGACGGCGGCCGGACAGAGGGCACCGAAAGTACCGTCGTCGACGTCTCGAGCGAGACGATCCACCGCCGCGGCGCGATGGCCGACGAGATCGAAGCCTGGCTCGCGGACTAG
- a CDS encoding glutaredoxin family protein: MTERATDGDPPITFYRLQGCPYCERVTRLLEEYDLAYRSRFVEPMHSDRNVVKRVAGVRTVPVIVDENTGVTMAESANIVDYLESTYGSGTEAESAGTGATAGGDA; encoded by the coding sequence ATGACCGAGCGCGCAACCGACGGCGATCCGCCGATCACGTTCTACCGACTGCAGGGGTGTCCCTACTGCGAACGGGTGACGCGCCTGCTCGAGGAGTACGACCTGGCCTACCGCTCGCGGTTCGTCGAGCCGATGCACTCCGACCGAAACGTCGTCAAGCGGGTCGCCGGCGTCCGGACGGTGCCGGTGATCGTCGACGAGAACACGGGCGTGACGATGGCCGAGAGCGCGAACATCGTCGACTACCTCGAGTCGACGTACGGCTCCGGAACCGAAGCCGAGAGCGCAGGGACTGGCGCAACCGCCGGAGGTGACGCCTGA
- a CDS encoding inorganic phosphate transporter, whose protein sequence is MVEIATVATFMIAALASLFMAWAIGAGSSGSTPFAPAVGANAISVMRAGFFVGILGLAGAVLQGANVSEAVGTELIGGVVLDPMAATIALVIAAGLVATGVFAGYPIATAFTVTGAVIGVGLAMGGDPAWAKYGEIATLWLLTPFVGGGLAYAIARLLRREPIAEEYLIALLAAFVGVIVANIEFAALGPAEAGGASIAEASSAWLPGPDLLGVAAMTLVMALLWTAAIGIDLRNGTERGERHFLLVLGGLVAFSAGGSQVGLAIGPLIPLSGDVGLPLIALLVGGGFGLLLGSWTGAPRMIKAISQDYSSLGPRRSIAALIPSFIIAQTAVLYGIPVSFNEIIVSAIIGSGYAAASGTGGGVSARKMGYTVLAWIGSLAGSILISYAGFTAFSLIL, encoded by the coding sequence ATGGTCGAGATCGCGACGGTCGCGACGTTCATGATAGCCGCCCTCGCGAGCCTCTTTATGGCCTGGGCGATCGGCGCCGGCTCGAGCGGTTCGACGCCGTTCGCCCCTGCAGTCGGGGCGAACGCGATTTCGGTGATGCGAGCCGGCTTTTTCGTCGGTATCCTCGGACTCGCGGGTGCGGTGTTGCAGGGCGCGAACGTCTCAGAGGCGGTCGGCACGGAACTGATCGGCGGGGTCGTCCTCGACCCGATGGCCGCGACGATCGCACTGGTCATCGCCGCGGGGCTGGTCGCGACCGGCGTCTTCGCGGGATACCCGATCGCGACGGCCTTTACCGTCACCGGTGCGGTCATCGGCGTCGGGCTGGCGATGGGCGGTGATCCGGCGTGGGCGAAGTACGGCGAGATCGCGACGCTGTGGCTCCTGACGCCGTTCGTCGGCGGTGGCCTCGCCTACGCGATCGCGCGTCTGCTCCGCCGGGAACCCATCGCCGAGGAGTACCTGATCGCCCTGCTGGCCGCGTTCGTCGGGGTCATCGTGGCCAACATCGAGTTCGCGGCTCTGGGTCCCGCCGAGGCCGGCGGCGCGTCGATCGCCGAAGCCTCGAGCGCCTGGCTCCCGGGACCGGACCTCCTCGGGGTCGCGGCGATGACGCTCGTCATGGCGCTGCTCTGGACCGCGGCTATCGGGATCGATCTCCGGAACGGCACCGAGCGCGGGGAACGGCACTTCCTGCTGGTGCTGGGGGGCCTGGTCGCGTTCTCGGCGGGCGGGAGCCAGGTCGGGCTGGCGATCGGCCCACTGATTCCGCTGTCGGGCGACGTCGGGTTACCGCTGATCGCGCTGCTGGTCGGCGGCGGGTTCGGCCTGCTGCTCGGTTCCTGGACCGGCGCGCCGCGGATGATCAAGGCGATCTCGCAGGACTACTCCTCGCTCGGCCCGCGGCGCTCGATCGCCGCCCTGATCCCCTCGTTCATCATCGCCCAGACGGCGGTCCTGTACGGCATCCCGGTCTCGTTCAACGAGATCATCGTCAGCGCCATCATCGGCAGCGGCTACGCCGCGGCCTCGGGCACCGGTGGCGGCGTCAGCGCCCGAAAGATGGGATACACCGTTCTGGCGTGGATCGGATCGCTCGCCGGCTCGATCCTCATCTCCTACGCCGGCTTCACTGCGTTTTCGTTGATTCTCTGA
- a CDS encoding DUF5828 family protein: MEESISGFKVRGDWGDVVEHGERISRALRDAGVGGDDPERAVPNGTVNSVGNVGPADSAAGGSESDEDDATGAGRDQEAVPDRDERFVDAFEEWEEWRPKAHETLESDVSEKTADQASVEEGKGEKAGKEPDEDIKTAGEKLSESYERLEDDDAESAVDNWKESIDYVARAADSASRKALRRVEDTVYQNVMTQLAPYYFDNDLISANIQQSARGNDDAERFVFEVNINDDDLKDEVSDRLAELEDEVDRWHVQVEKDTDAAEAIEGAEPPPEPEDDEPTSTTN, translated from the coding sequence ATGGAAGAGAGCATCTCGGGGTTCAAAGTTCGCGGTGACTGGGGCGACGTCGTCGAGCACGGCGAACGGATCTCGCGCGCGCTCCGTGACGCCGGTGTCGGCGGCGACGATCCCGAGCGCGCGGTCCCGAACGGGACCGTCAACAGCGTTGGCAACGTGGGTCCCGCGGATTCGGCCGCGGGCGGGAGTGAGAGTGACGAGGACGACGCCACCGGTGCTGGCCGCGATCAGGAGGCAGTTCCGGATCGCGACGAACGCTTCGTCGACGCCTTCGAGGAGTGGGAAGAGTGGCGACCGAAAGCCCACGAAACGCTCGAGAGCGACGTCAGCGAGAAGACGGCCGACCAGGCCAGCGTCGAGGAGGGGAAGGGCGAAAAAGCTGGGAAAGAACCCGACGAGGACATCAAGACGGCCGGCGAGAAGCTCTCGGAGTCGTACGAACGGCTCGAGGACGACGACGCCGAGTCCGCGGTCGACAACTGGAAGGAGTCGATCGACTACGTCGCGCGAGCGGCCGACTCGGCCAGTCGGAAGGCCCTGCGCCGGGTCGAGGACACGGTCTACCAGAACGTGATGACCCAGCTCGCGCCGTACTACTTCGACAACGACCTCATCAGTGCGAACATCCAGCAGTCCGCACGCGGCAACGACGACGCCGAGCGGTTCGTCTTCGAGGTCAACATCAACGACGACGACCTGAAAGACGAGGTCTCGGATCGGCTCGCCGAACTCGAGGACGAGGTCGACCGCTGGCACGTCCAGGTCGAGAAGGACACCGACGCCGCGGAGGCGATCGAGGGGGCCGAGCCGCCGCCGGAGCCGGAAGACGACGAACCGACGTCGACGACGAACTGA
- the upp gene encoding uracil phosphoribosyltransferase produces the protein MPIEDRDDAYLVTHALAKHTLSQIRDIETEQVSFRKGLVKLGRICGYEIIDGRMETEYVEIETPLEATMGEQVRGLDDVVIINVLRAATPFVEGLLKAFPRARQGVISASRDEEAGRDEDGAFPITVDYVKLPEITEDDTVIIADPMLATGSTMCTVLEHVTESGPDPENLIVLSAVSAPEGLLRIDDEFPEADLLTVSIDEKLDENGFIVPGLGDAGDRAFRTT, from the coding sequence ATGCCGATCGAAGACCGGGACGACGCGTACCTCGTCACCCACGCACTGGCGAAACACACGCTCTCACAGATTCGGGACATCGAAACCGAGCAGGTCAGCTTCCGAAAGGGGCTGGTCAAACTGGGCCGCATCTGCGGCTACGAGATCATCGACGGCCGCATGGAAACCGAGTACGTCGAGATCGAGACGCCACTCGAGGCGACGATGGGCGAGCAGGTCCGTGGCCTCGACGACGTCGTCATCATCAACGTCTTGCGCGCGGCGACGCCGTTCGTCGAGGGGCTGCTGAAGGCGTTCCCGCGGGCCCGACAGGGCGTCATCAGCGCGAGCCGCGACGAGGAGGCCGGCCGCGACGAGGACGGTGCCTTCCCGATCACGGTCGACTACGTCAAGCTTCCCGAGATCACGGAAGACGACACCGTCATCATCGCCGACCCGATGCTCGCGACCGGTTCGACGATGTGTACCGTCCTCGAGCACGTCACGGAGAGCGGGCCCGATCCGGAGAACCTGATCGTCCTCTCGGCCGTCTCGGCCCCCGAGGGGCTGCTCCGGATCGACGACGAGTTCCCCGAGGCGGACCTGCTGACGGTGTCGATCGACGAGAAACTCGACGAGAACGGCTTCATCGTTCCCGGCCTGGGCGACGCCGGCGACCGAGCGTTCCGGACGACCTGA
- a CDS encoding hemolysin family protein, protein MAFSLPLEISNVVFAAEVPVVGLDVAQSTVTILGTLAIVVLILLSGFFSSSEIAMFNLPKHRLEGMVEDGLEGAELTKALKDDPHRLLVTILVGNNIVNIAMSSIATALLSIYFGGLIGVLLATFGITALVLLFGESVPKSYAVENTESWARRIAKPLKATEYVLYPLIVLFDYLTRQVNKLIGSTGAIESPYVTRDELQEMIESGEREGVLEEDEHEMLQRIFRFNNTIVKEVMTPRLDMTAVPKDADIDEAIETCIQSGHARVPVYEGSLDNVQGIVHIRNLVRDLNYGETESEELDLADLIQPTLHVPESKNVDELLTEMRENRMHMAIVIDEFGTTEGLVTMEDMVEEIIGEILEGGEDMPIEALDDRTVMVRGEVNIEDVNEALEIDLPEGEEFETIAGFIFNRAGRLVEEGEEITYDGVRITVESVENTRIMKARLRKLAMETEEVDGDVADDANGDSEEPPLEPEPDTSDVADSAPE, encoded by the coding sequence ATGGCGTTTTCGCTCCCGCTCGAGATCTCGAATGTCGTGTTCGCCGCCGAGGTGCCGGTCGTGGGCCTCGACGTCGCCCAGTCGACGGTGACGATCCTCGGTACGCTCGCGATCGTCGTTCTCATCCTGCTGTCGGGTTTCTTCTCCTCCTCCGAGATCGCAATGTTCAACCTGCCGAAACACCGCCTCGAGGGGATGGTCGAGGACGGACTCGAGGGCGCGGAACTCACGAAGGCGTTGAAGGACGACCCACACAGGCTGCTCGTGACGATTCTGGTCGGCAACAACATCGTCAACATCGCGATGTCCTCGATCGCGACCGCGCTGCTATCGATCTACTTCGGTGGGCTGATCGGCGTCCTGCTGGCGACGTTCGGCATCACCGCGCTCGTCCTGCTGTTCGGTGAGAGCGTCCCCAAGTCCTACGCGGTCGAGAACACCGAGTCCTGGGCGCGCCGCATCGCCAAACCGCTGAAAGCCACCGAGTACGTCCTCTACCCGCTGATCGTTCTCTTCGACTACCTGACGAGGCAGGTGAACAAGCTCATCGGATCGACGGGAGCGATCGAGTCGCCGTACGTCACCCGCGACGAACTGCAGGAGATGATCGAATCCGGCGAGCGCGAGGGCGTCCTGGAGGAGGACGAACACGAGATGCTCCAGCGCATCTTCCGGTTCAACAACACGATCGTCAAGGAGGTGATGACCCCGCGGCTGGACATGACCGCAGTCCCGAAAGACGCCGACATCGACGAGGCGATCGAGACGTGTATCCAGAGCGGTCACGCCCGCGTGCCGGTCTACGAAGGGAGCCTCGACAACGTCCAGGGGATCGTCCACATCCGCAATCTGGTCCGCGATCTCAACTACGGCGAGACCGAAAGCGAGGAACTCGACCTGGCCGACCTGATCCAGCCGACGCTACACGTCCCCGAGTCGAAGAACGTCGACGAACTCCTGACCGAGATGCGCGAGAACCGCATGCACATGGCCATCGTCATCGACGAGTTCGGCACCACCGAGGGGCTGGTGACCATGGAGGACATGGTCGAGGAGATCATCGGCGAGATCCTCGAGGGCGGCGAGGACATGCCCATCGAGGCACTCGACGACCGCACCGTGATGGTCCGGGGAGAGGTCAACATCGAGGACGTCAACGAGGCCCTCGAGATCGATCTCCCCGAGGGCGAGGAGTTCGAGACCATCGCCGGCTTCATTTTCAACCGGGCTGGCCGACTCGTCGAGGAAGGCGAAGAGATCACCTACGACGGCGTCCGAATCACGGTCGAGAGCGTCGAGAACACGCGGATCATGAAAGCGCGGCTGCGAAAACTTGCGATGGAAACGGAGGAGGTCGACGGTGATGTAGCCGACGACGCAAACGGCGACAGCGAGGAACCGCCGCTCGAGCCGGAACCCGATACGAGCGACGTCGCCGACAGCGCGCCGGAGTAG
- a CDS encoding CRISPR-associated protein Cas4 → MTVEYVSFTDLRTAAFCPRQCYYRQTRRNDGEYDPTPPPEVTAVRGLEPRYEELIAADDDVLEAEPIELSPIAYRDRLAATRDRLASAGHWERLRDPDVRDAFVTGRDCRGIVHKVLADPLEPVLVSAGRPPERGVWHPQSVHAVAAAKALAWERETAVDRAWIEYPAYGEIRSLELTTRRKAGYRRMLRTVRELDGPPPRIDDEAKCRTCEFADECGVRTRSLRSLLGL, encoded by the coding sequence GTGACCGTCGAGTACGTCTCGTTTACCGACCTGCGAACCGCGGCGTTCTGTCCGCGACAGTGTTATTACCGCCAGACCCGGCGGAACGACGGCGAGTACGATCCGACACCGCCGCCGGAAGTCACTGCCGTCCGTGGACTCGAGCCCCGGTACGAGGAACTGATCGCTGCCGACGACGACGTGCTCGAGGCCGAGCCGATCGAACTGTCACCCATCGCGTACCGCGACCGACTGGCGGCGACCCGCGACCGACTCGCCTCGGCCGGCCACTGGGAGCGGCTTCGCGATCCCGATGTACGGGACGCGTTCGTGACGGGCCGGGACTGTCGCGGAATCGTCCACAAGGTCCTCGCGGACCCGCTCGAGCCGGTCCTGGTCTCCGCGGGGCGGCCCCCGGAACGGGGCGTCTGGCACCCCCAGTCGGTCCACGCCGTCGCGGCGGCAAAGGCACTCGCCTGGGAGCGTGAAACGGCGGTCGACCGGGCCTGGATCGAGTACCCAGCCTACGGCGAGATCCGCTCGCTCGAGTTGACCACGCGCCGAAAAGCAGGGTACCGGCGGATGCTCCGGACGGTCCGGGAACTCGACGGTCCGCCGCCGCGGATCGACGACGAGGCGAAGTGTCGCACCTGCGAGTTCGCCGACGAGTGTGGCGTCCGAACCCGATCGTTGCGGTCGCTGCTCGGCCTCTAG
- a CDS encoding redoxin domain-containing protein, with protein sequence MPDFEVVSLEATDHVEPGDEAPEFTRPLVNDEYWEDRSLSDLVAEGGSDGTGAILVFTPMTGSFLAKYVWDELADRGWDDAAPRVVGVTAANPYGVKRFIEDNDYPFDLFADPANEVAEEYGLAHDLDGMAGVSEPRPAFVALDDDLTVEAVWVAEEWPEFPDYDDLEAELGLA encoded by the coding sequence ATGCCCGACTTCGAGGTCGTCTCGCTCGAGGCGACGGACCACGTCGAGCCGGGCGACGAAGCGCCGGAGTTCACCCGGCCGCTGGTCAACGACGAGTACTGGGAGGATCGGTCGCTGTCCGACCTCGTCGCCGAAGGGGGAAGCGACGGCACCGGGGCGATCCTCGTCTTCACGCCTATGACGGGCTCGTTCCTCGCGAAGTACGTCTGGGACGAACTCGCCGACCGCGGCTGGGACGATGCCGCCCCCCGCGTCGTCGGGGTCACCGCCGCGAACCCCTACGGTGTCAAGCGGTTCATCGAGGACAACGACTACCCGTTCGATCTCTTTGCCGACCCGGCCAACGAAGTCGCCGAGGAGTACGGCCTGGCCCACGACCTGGACGGAATGGCCGGCGTAAGCGAACCCCGACCTGCCTTCGTGGCGCTGGACGACGATCTGACCGTCGAGGCGGTCTGGGTCGCCGAGGAGTGGCCCGAGTTCCCCGACTACGACGACCTCGAGGCGGAACTCGGCCTCGCGTAG